In a single window of the Elaeis guineensis isolate ETL-2024a chromosome 4, EG11, whole genome shotgun sequence genome:
- the LOC105042904 gene encoding LOW QUALITY PROTEIN: UDP-N-acetylmuramoyl-L-alanyl-D-glutamate--2,6-diaminopimelate ligase MurE homolog, chloroplastic (The sequence of the model RefSeq protein was modified relative to this genomic sequence to represent the inferred CDS: inserted 1 base in 1 codon), with protein MALPFPSLASFSLPHSSSCRPFHFSPSLAPHHLLLSLRRRPLLLLLPASAIGPDGKFHPSPSDDEPPEAPEDASHGVSRLQQFERQVARARRRQEEQFKKDEPLFLSALANEQDPPETPASSSAAGGDPTSSGDDLFGDIDRAIALKRQEFVRQGLLEPNPPKKEPPVEGXDELTPEEVADLDEIRELQGLTVLSEDEPVEENPIKLRDQEEDDSSAAPGSGSNGAPLPPGFDLDVDAFGKSPIRIVEPKFKMTLAELLDDSRLVPVSVYGDLEVSITGIQHDSREVTAGDLFVCCNGSTKSDGLDTLTEADKRGAVAVVANKEINIDETLGCKALVIVEDTDLVLPVLAASFYRHPSKSMSVIGVTGTDGKTTTTHLIKAMYEAMGLRTGMLGTLGYYVQGDYKLEASDTTPDAVAVQKLMAQMVHNGTEAAVVEASSHGLAQGRCDEIDFDIAVFTNLTRDHLDFHGSEEEYRNSKGKLFARMVDPERHRKVVNVDDPNAPYFIAQGNPHVPVVTFALENKNANVHALKFELSLFETQVLVQTPQGILEISSGLLGKHNIYNILAAVAVGIAVGAPLENIVMGIEEVDAVPGRCELIDEEQAFAVIVDDARTPDALSRLLDTARELGPRRIITVFGCCGESERGKRPLMTKIATDKSDVVMLTSDNPMNEDPLDILDDMLAGVGWSMQDYLKYGENDYYPPLPNGHRLFLHDIRRVAVRAAVAMGEEGDIVVVAGKGHETYQIEGDKKDFFDDREECREALHYVEELHRAGIDTSEFPWRLPESH; from the exons ATGGCTCTCCCTTTTCCCTCCCTCGCCTCCTTCTCCTTACCCCACTCTTCTTCCTGTCGCCCTTTccacttctctccctctctcgctcCCCACCATCTCCTCCTCTCCCTCCGCCGCCGccccctcctccttctcctccccGCCTCCGCCATCGGCCCCGACGGCAAATTCCACCCCTCCCCTTCCGACGACGAACCCCCAGAGGCCCCGGAAGACGCCTCCCATGGCGTCTCCCGCCTCCAACAATTCGAGCGCCAGGTCGCCCGCGCCCGCCGCCGCCAGGAGGAGCAGTTCAAGAAGGACGAGCCCCTCTTCCTCTCCGCCCTTGCCAACGAACAAGACCCTCCCGAAACCCCTGCTTCCTCCTCGGCCGCCGGCGGCGATCCCACCTCCTCCGGTGACGACCTCTTTGGCGACATCGACCGCGCCATCGCCCTCAAGcgccaggagttcgtccgccagGGCCTTCTCGAGCCCAATCCCCCCAAAAAGGAGCCGCCTGTCGAGG CTGACGAGCTCACACCCGAGGAGGTTGCCGACCTCGACGAGATCCGCGAGCTCCAGGGCCTCACCGTCCTTTCCGAGGACGAGCCCGTTGAGGAGAACCCCATCAAATTGCGCGACCAAGAGGAGGACGATTCCTCTGCCGCGCCTGGCTCGGGATCGAACGGAGCGCCGTTGCCTCCGGGATTCGACCTCGATGTGGATGCATTTGGCAAGTCCCCGATCCGGATTGTGGAGCCCAAGTTCAAGATGACGCTGGCCGAGCTTCTGGATGATAGCAGGCTCGTGCCGGTGTCGGTGTACGGCGATTTGGAGGTCTCGATCACCGGAATTCAGCATGATTCGAGGGAGGTCACCGCCGGGGACCTCTTTGTCTGCTGTAACGGTTCCACCAAGAGTGACGGGCTTGACACTCTCACTGAGGCTGATAAGCGAGGAGCTGTCGCAGTGGTGGCTAATAAGGAGATCAATATAGATGAGACGCTGGGCTGCAAGGCTCTTGTCATTGTGGAGGACACTGATTTGGTGCTTCCCGTCCTTGCTGCATCTTTTTACAGGCATCCATCGAAGAGCATGTCAGTAATTGGTGTCACTGGAACTGATGGCAAGACCACGACGACTCACTTGATCAAAGCCATGTATGAGGCAATGGGGTTGAGGACTGGGATGTTGGGCACCTTGGGGTACTACGTTCAGGGGGACTACAAGTTGGAAGCTTCGGACACGACCCCTGATGCAGTAGCAGTCCAGAAACTGATGGCACAAATGGTCCACAATGGAACCGAGGCAGCTGTAGTGGAGGCTTCGTCTCATGGGTTGGCACAGGGGAGGTGCGATGAGATTGACTTCGATATTGCTGTCTTTACAAACCTTACAAGGGACCACCTTGACTTCCATGGGAGTGAGGAAGAGTACAGGAATAGCAAGGGCAAGCTGTTTGCTCGGATGGTTGATCCAGAGCGGCACCGGAAAGTAGTAAACGTTGATGATCCAAATGCACCATACTTTATTGCACAGGGGAATCCACATGTTCCTGTTGTGACTTTTGCCCTGGAGAACAAGAATGCCAATGTGCATGCTCTAAAGTTTGAGCTTTCATTGTTTGAGACACAAGTTTTGGTCCAGACACCTCAGGGGATACTGGAGATTTCCTCTGGATTGCTTGGGAAGCACAATATATACAACATTCTTGCAGCTGTTGCTGTCGGAATTGCAGTTGGGGCACCATTGGAGAACATTGTGATGGGGATTGAAGAGGTGGATGCAGTTCCAGGTAGGTGTGAGCTTATAGATGAGGAGCAAGCATTTGCTGTAATTGTGGATGATGCTCGGACACCTGATGCTCTATCTAGACTTCTGGACACTGCAAGAGAACTGGGCCCTAGGAGAATTATTACTG TCTTTGGATGTTGCGGTGAAAGTGAAAGAGGAAAGAGACCCTTAATGACAAAAATTGCGACAGACAAAAGTGATGTGGTTATGTTGACATCTGATAATCCAATGAATGAAGATCCAT TGGATATCTTAGATGACATGTTGGCTGGTGTTGGATGGAGCATgcaagattatttaaaatatggcGAAAATGATTACTACCCACCCCTCCCAAATGGCCACAGACTTTTCTTACATGACATCAGAAGAGTAGCTGTAAGGGCTGCTGTTGCGATGGGTGAGGAAGGTGATATAGTT GTTGTTGCAGGCAAAGGCCATGAAACATATCAAATTGAAGGTGATAAGAAGGATTTTTTtgatgatagagaagagtgtaGAGAAGCATTGCATTATGTTGAAGAACTGCATCGAGCAGGAATAGACACAAGTGAATTCCCATGGCG GTTACCAGAGAGTCACTAG